GTTAGGGTATTATCTATCTGCTATGGGCGAGTTGACTCAGGCGGAGGTGTACTCGCCGAGGACTCAGCAAGTGTGGAGGGCGCTGTTGAGTTGGTTGGCCTTCTTCTTTCAGATCTTCTTTCAGATTATAAGAGCCTTAGGTCACTATCCTCtgctttctttctcttcttcttcctcttcctcctcttcctcttcttcttcctttaagCCTCTTCCCTCTGTTGAGCTTGTCGAACACGATTCGCCTCCTCCATCCGCTCTTGAAATCACAGCCCTTGATTATTCTCCCGCCGATCATCCCATCCAAAAACTCACGGTATTTACTATTccgtttttgtttttttatttcttttttcgcAGTTTTTCTGTTTGCTGATGTTTAAAGGAAGTGAAAACAAAGTTGTTGGAGTACTAATGGATTAGTTCCTCTcgtgtttaatatatataactgCTGGAGTTGTTGTTTCTCGTTatgtattttttgaaaaaaaattgtttctgaCTTTGACTATGATCTGAGCAGGGTCTAAGGAGGGTGAGAAagtatgtttgtgtgtgtgtaagGAGGACTTGAATAGGAATACTTGTGGTATAGACGTATAGCCGAGCGTGTGAATCTATGTTTTGGGGATGAAGATGATTTGCTTTGTCTTTTGTTTGTACTTCGAACTTGGTTTGTTCCTGCAGCTTCGTTTGCTTGTTGTCTTCttgtttttgtacttttttttttggttattgttttattttattttagtttcctGGTGTCTCGTTTTTGTGTTCGGATTTTGTTTAAACGTGGACAGATGTATGTTCTGGTTTTGGTTTTACAAGGACATTCATATTGTGAAGTGTATTGGGGCGGTCTTGTTGACTTTTCTGGAAGTGGATAATGGTTGGCTTCTATGCTCTCAGGGTTTTGGAAGCATCCAAAACAGAGGACAAAACATTAGAAACGGCTTTCTTACGTTTGGATACATTTAGAACATGATTGTGGAAGCTAGTGCTCTGGGTTAGGTTGTGTACTGATTTCTGTTGCTTGCTTCAGAGTTCTTGTAAGAAATGGTGATGTGTTTTTAAAACTTCTTCATCGATGTTTAATGTGTTGCTACTCTGATTGTGTtgtttatagttttaatttCCCGGTCTTTTCATGCACACTTTGCCAAAACTTGCAAATGCCAAATTTGGTGTGCAGTTCATGCTTCTATGAACTTCTCAGTTTGTGGTTGAAGTTAGAGAGGGCCATGTCAAATATAAAGTGcatgatattttttatgtttaacattTGAGTGAATCAAATTTCTGAATAGAAAGAAATAACATACAGGTTTGTAACATGTTTACTAGTCAGTaaagaagaaagggaaaagTGGTATATGGTGTATTCTTTTTGATGAGCTGTTAGAAGAATACTAATgatttcattttctatgttgTTTTCTTCTGTTACTTCCTGTCCTCTGATCTTCTGTtactctctctcttcttcccaAATATtgttactattttattcttaatttccTGTAGCTAGTGTAGATTTGATCTTACATGTGTACTTGTAGGTGGTGCTGGACTTAGATGAAACACTGGTATGTGCATATGAGACATCAAGTTTGCCAGCTGCTTTACGGACTCAAGCAATCGAAGGTGGTTTGAATTGGTTTGAGCTGGAATGTGTATCGATAGACAAGGTAAGCTACTTTGTAATTTGGATCTGATTATTTGGCAATATCTAGAATATCGTTCATTCATTTGGGCATTTTGGATTTTCAAGGAAGGAGAGGGCAAACCAAAAATCAATTATGTTACAGTATTTGAACGCCCTGGGTTGAAGGAATTCTTAAAGAAACTTAGTGAATTTGCTGACTTGGTGCTGTTCACTGCTGGTCTTGAAGGTTTGTCTCAAAATACTTAGCTGCTACCTTTATCCATATTCATCTGGGACTTATATTCAATCTATATGCCTCTGAATTCTCGCAGGCTATGCTAGACCCCTCGTTGACAGAATAGATGAGGAAAATCGATTCAGTCTACGGCTTTATCGGCCCTCAACAATTAGCACGTAGGTGCATGTCTCTTGTTTCTAATTCAGTAGTCTTGTCTCTGAGTTTGAGGGTCAGTCATTGAATCTTGACAAAACTGATTAAACCGACACAGGCACTGATATTTGATGCAAATTTGTTTTACCTTCATATTTAATTGATGCTTTACTATGTTGGTCTGAATGAaacttttctaaatttaaatgcAGTTTGCTTTATAGTTAAAAGTATGAAGGTTTCGTGCTGTTATAGAAGAACCGTGCAGCAATTATCTCTTATTTCTAAACTTTTGTTTCAACTAaatgtttatgttatttttctatCATCTGTATGTGTGCTACAGAAACACATATATGGATGTTTGTGATCTTCAAATTCTTTAGAGTGCTTAGTCTTGATGAATGATTGtggtccaattttttttttgttattcagAGAGTGGTTGCGTTAGCCTCCCTCCCTCCCCTCCCCCCAGAAAAAAAATATCTGGATGGCTTGAATGTGCTATGGACTTTCTTGTTAAATGTCTTGATTCTTTTGTTGGTTTACAAAACTCATTAGAGATAAATATGGGTGAGATGCGCCAAATTTCTCGtatgttaaaaatcaattatgcACCTTGACAAAATTTTCAGAAGcaatttaatcaaatttcttCGCGACTTGATTTTTATGAAAGACAagatatttaattcattttatcttcttcAGCTAGTATGTGTTGAGATGTTTATCCAAATTGGCTTTTAgttatgttttcatttttggtaTAGTGGGTGCTGTCACCATATGCTGAACTCTCCCAAATCCCAACCTATGGTAACCTCACGAGTAATGCATGGGATTAATTTTCCCATGTATCGGTTGTAGACTCTGTTCTGCATGGTCAAGGCCACAGTTGAATTTCAGAGTTGAAGTTTTAAGTTTAGAGTCTGCTGGATGAATTTGTATAAGATTTCTCATAAATGCTGGTTGCTTGCAGGGAATATCGGGAACATGTCAAGGATCTCACCTGCATTTCAAAGGATCTTTGCCGCATTGTAATTGTGGACAATAATCCTTTCAGCTTTGTATTGCAACCAGTAAATGGAATTCCATGCATTCCTTTTTCGGCTGGACAACCACATGACACCCAGGTGAGAGATACGTGCTGTTGAAAATTAAAGCCACCagtaccaaaataaataaataaatcactcATAATGTTTTGATGAATTGCTCACCATTTCCCGCATTTTGATGTGTAACAGCTTCTAGATGTCATTCTCCCCCTTCTCAAGCAACTTTCTGAGCTGAATGATGTAAGACCTTTGCTCTATGAAAAGTTCCACATGCCTGATTGGTTCCAGAAACAAGGGATTCCGGCTTCTAGTTGGACTTTGTAGGATTAAACTAGTTTGTCATTAAGCTCTCCTGTTTTTTCCTTTTGCTGAAATTCTTAGTTATTTTGCTGGAAGGGCAGCTGCTGATTGGTTGAAGTAGATTCTTTGTATAGCATGAATTTGTTTTTGGATCACTCAAATGTTTCAAATGCTGCTTCTTGAAGTCAAATCAGTTCACCACTTGTGTATGTAGATTGTCAGAATTCTGATTCTTGTTTATAGGCTTGAAGTCTGTTGGAAAGTGTCTTGTTAGTCCATTGTATAATTATTATCAATGATTATCATCGGTTTAAACATTGGTTACGTTGCATAGTTTGTTATGACCAGTGTTGGTGAAGGATGTTAAATAAATCAAAGCTAACTATTTAAAATGACGTTGCTTATTTTCCTTATTTGGGGTCAATTGCTTTAACGAGTGAAAGAAAGGCTTCAGGGAGGTGGAGGTTTCAAGACAGTTGTTCTATTACCGCTAAACTTTTAAGACTGATTATGTGGTCCTGGTCGTTAGCATAATTTATGTCATTTGAGATATTCAACTGATGCAGCTTACATTATTAGTCGCTCACAGTCAGAATGCTGTGGCACATTGGCAAGTGTTGGAGAAACTTTTTGATGTTAGGTAGCTATGATTGGCCTCTGAATAAAGAGAACCATTTTAATTCCGCCTCCATATTGCGTGCTAACTTGGAGTTGTTGgctgttttttcttttgactggtataataaattaaagtattttaCCTTGCTTCTTGGTAGTTGGGAGTAAATAGTATGAAGTTGCGTATAAGGATAACTATGGATGTTGTCTACAGTGAGCTCACTATTTAGACAATTAGAACTTCAGATGGATTTATCCAGGTGACTATGTTGGAAACTTATAATACTTGACAGTTACTGAAATTGATATATTGGATCATTTAACCGAGTGAAATGGATGTAGGAAAGGTATACAAATTCATTTTTAGCTCACttaatattgattaaaatttattagaaacttATAAAATGATAGGTGAAGTTTATTGATAGAGATCTTCACATATCTCTTATGTTGTTATCAAATGATGGAAGACATGAAGTGGCCGAGCggtgagaaagaagaagatgggAAACGAACGGCTGAAGACTACTGAACGTCTGAAGGCAGTAAAGCTACCGAACGGTTGAAGGCTACCGAACGGTAGAAGCACGAAAGCCAATTGGTTGCAGAGTTTTAGAAtcttattatatagtttattaattcTGTTTTATTCTCTCTTTGTATATATACTTTGCTTTCGTTATAACTCGACATACTTTTCACTCGAATTCATTCATAGTTATTCTTTTCTCTGGagctcttttcttttctcttttctcaaaCACTTACATGGTATCAACAGAAAGAAAGTAATTAGGGTTCAAAGTTTGTCCCTTTCTTcatctcactttctcttctctaaTGGCCACCCCGATTTCCAACTCCGATCATCTTTCTAATCCTGCCCACCCTCTGTTTCTTCATCCGATGAGAACCCAACCCTCATTCTTGTTAATCCTCCTCTCTCCGACACCAATTTTCAACAATGGAGGCATGATATGTTTGTCGCTCTTGAAACCAAGAACAAAGACAAATTTGTTCTCGGTACCATTTCTTGCCCTCCCCCTGATGATGTTCTTTATGAAGCCTGGAAGAGATGCAACAAGATGGTGATCTCATGGCTAACGTGTTCCATGAGTCTTCCTATCAAACAATCTATAATGTGGATGGATTCTGCGCATGAGATTTGGGCCGATCTTCTCCAACGTTTTTCTCATGGTGATAAGTTTCGCATCGCTAATCTCCAAGAAGAACTTCAATCTTGTAAACAAGGTGATTCTACTGTCTCTCAATATTATACTCGTCTTCAAATAATTTGGAAAGAACTTTCTTTGTATAAGACCATTCTTCTCTGCACCTGCAATTCTCCTTGCAATTGTGGTTTATTGACCAAGATTCAACAAGAGCGCAACGATGATTCTGTCATAAAGTTTCTTCGTGGGTTAAACGATGAATTTTCCCAAGTCCGTTCTCAGATTATGCTAATGAAACCTATGCCGGCTCTCCctaaaactttttctttggTCCTTCAACAAGAACGAGAATTTCATAATTCCTCCTCTCAAATTCTACAAGATTCCATGGCCAATCTCAATTTCCAGGACCCTCAGAACAAGACTTCTAATACTTCCCGTGGTGGGTTATTTGGTGGTCGTGGACGAGGACGCACCAGTACATTTGGTGGTCATGCCAAATACTGTGATCATTGTCAAAGAACAAATCACACCTCTGACAATTGCTGGATCAAATATGGCCTTCCCCAAGGTTATAAACCCATCATCAAACATAATTATGCTCCCTTCAATCCCTCTGCCAACCTGACTGATGTTGTTTCACACACCTCCAATGACTCCTCTAATGATAAAACCCAAGTTTAGTGCAGTTTTTCTCAGGAACAGTATGAAGTTATTCTTGGCTTGTTGAAACAATCTCAACCTTCTACTCCTATCATGGCCAACGTCAATCAATGCACTCCACAATCATCAGGTTCTTCTTCTACacccaattttttttcttggattATAGATAGTGGAGCTACTGATCATATATGTTcttcaaaatttctttttaattctttacaGCCTATCACTCCTATTTCTATACGTTTACCAAATCAAAGTTTTGTTACTGCTAAATTCTCAGGGACTGTCATTTTAGGCAATTTGGTTTTGCACAATACTCTATTTGTTCCCAATTTCTCTGTTCatcttatttctatttctaaatTGTTACATTCCAATaattgtttcattatttttcatcaaaacaGTTGTCCCATTGTGCAGATGAAAACTTACCAGATGATTAGAGTAGCTAAAAAATACCAAGGACTCTTTTATCTCCTTAGTAATAATATCACCAGTACTTCAGAATTAAATTCCTTTCATTCTGTTTTTAGTAATAGCTCTAGTGATTCTTGTAATTTGTGGCACATGAAACTTGgtcatccttcaaataaaattttccaGACATTAGCTTCTCAATATTCTgatatttcttttcaatttattgATGCTTGTGATGCTTGTGCTTTTGCTAAACAAAAACGTCTTCAATTTTCTGCTAGCAAAACTAAATTTCCATGTTTCTTTCACCCCATTCATGTTGATATTTAGGGACCTATTTCTACTACTTCCATTGAtggatataaatattttttgaccattgttgatgattatagtCGTTTCACATGGATTCTTCTTTTGAAACACAAATCTGACGTCAAATCTTTACTTCAAAACTTCATTCTTTTAACtgaaaaccaattttcttgtaaacttaaaataataagatcTGACAATGGAAAATAATTTCttcttaatgatttttatactattaaagGAATCTTTCATGAAACTACTTGTGTTGctactcctcaacaaaatggcattgTTGAAAGGAAGCACCAACACATTCTTAATGTTTGTCGATCTCTTCTTTTCCAATCCAAAGTTCCAAACATTTTTTGGTCTTATGTTATAAAGCTTTCTATTCATATTATTAATAGATTGCCAACcccttttcttcaaaataaatctCCTTATGAAATAGTTTATTCCATCAAACCAgatttttcaaatctgaaagtTTTTGGATGCTTATCATACTCCAGCTCTGTCACTACAGGTCGCACAAAGCTTGATTCCAGAAGTAACAAATGCATTTTTCTTGGATACAAATCTGGAACCAAAGGTTTTGTGCTGTATGATTCACATTCACATTCTACTATTGTTTCACGAAATGTCATTTTTCATGAGCATATTTTTCcctatcaattttttttaactccaCCTTCGTGTCCTACACATGATGATATTTCTGATGTTACTCTTTTTGACTTTCCAAATATGGCACCTATTTCCACTGCCACAAATTACCCAACTAGTAATACTTCTAACCATACTTATGATAACATCATTCTTCCTACTGTTGGACAAAGAGTTTCTCTTAGAAACAAAACTAGACCTAAGTATTTAGATCATTACTATTGTGGTACTACTTCTAGCATTCCCTCATCCCATACTACCCCGTATCCTATGCATTTGTTCCTTTCTTATGATTATTGCTCTTCTAACCATGCTTCTTTTTGTCATAATATTTCTGCACAAGTTGAACCATCCTCCTTTAAAGAGGCCAACAAGTTTGAATGTTGGCAGCAGACTATGAATTCTGAACTTTGTGTACTTGAAAAAAACCAAACCTGGACTTTGGTGAATCTCCCCGCTGGTAAGAAACCCATCAGTTGTCGTTGGGTTTATCATATCAAGCATAAAGCAGATGGCTCTATTGACAGATATAAAGCTCGTTTAGTGGCAAGAGGTTTCACTCAAACTGAAGGCTTGGGTTACTATGAAACTTTCTCCCCTGTTGTTAAAATCACCGTTGTTCGTCTTGTGCTTGCTCTTGCTGCCATCAACAAATGGTTTCTTCATCAGTTAGATGTTGACaatgcctttctccatggtgatTTAATTGAAGATATATACATGAAACCCCCCTTGGTCTTTGTCCTTCTACTCCCGATCTTGCTGCAAGCTTCAAAAGTCTCTTTATGGTTTAAAGCAAGCAAGCAGAAATTGGAATCACAAGCTAACATCAGAATTACTCTTTCTCGGGTATACACAAAGTTCTGCTGACCATTCtttatttatcaaacattttCCCTCTACTATTACCATTATTCTGATATATATTGTTGATATCCTTCTATCTGGAAATAACTTGTCTGAAATCACTACTGTCAAAGATCACCTCCACAACAAGTTTCACATTAAAAATCTTGGAGATCTCAAATATTTTATGGGATTCGAAATTGCTAGATCTCAAGCTGGATTATATATAAATCAGATGAAATATTATCTTGAATTGATTTTTGAAGCTGGTATGTTAGGATGTAAATTTGCTGCTACACTTACTGATCCTTTTGTTAAACTTTATGCTGATGAAGGTGTCCTTCTTACCGATCCTACTTCTTATTGTCGCCTTATTAGTAGGTTGATCTATCTCACCAATACGCGACCTGACATTGCTTTTGTCGTTCAACAACTTAGCCAGTTTGTTTCTACTCCACACCAACCTCATATGCAACAAGCCATGAGgattattagatatttaaagAATGCTCCTAGTTCTGGTCTATTATATGTTGTTGATAATTCCTTCCGCATTCATGCCTACTCTGATTCTGATTGGGCCACTTGTGCTACCACTAGAAGATCTATAGTTGGTTTCTGTGTCTTCCTTGGAACTGCTCTTATTTCTTGGAAGTCAAAGAAACAAACCACCGTTTCCAAATCCTCTTTTGAAGCCGAATATAGGTCCTTATCTTCTCTAACTTGTGAATTGCAATGGCTGcaatatcttttaaaagatcTACATATACCTTGCCTGAATCCTTACTCAGTCTTTTGTGACAACAATTCTGCTATCCATATTGCCAATAATCCCACCTTTCATGAaagaaccaaacatatagacATAAACTGCCACATTACTAGACAAAAGCTTCAAGATGGTCTCATCAAGCTTCTTCATGTGTCTTCTTCCAATCAAGTTGCTGACGTTTTCACCAAGTCCCTTTATCCCTCTCCTTTTAACACTATTACTTCCAAGCTAAGCATGCATAATATCCATATTCATCTTGAGGGAGGGTGATAGAGATCTTCACAGATCTCTTCTTCTGTTGTTACCGAACGGTGGAAGACAGGAAGTGGTCGAGCGGTGAGGGAGAAGAAGACGGGAAACGAACGGCTAAAGACTACCGAACGCTTGAAGACAGTAAAGCTATGGAACGACTGAAGGCTACCGAACGGTAGAAGCACGAAAGCCGATCGGTTGCAGAGTTTTAGAATCTTATTATATAGTTTGTTAATTctgtttttattctctctttgtATATATACTTTGCTTCCGCTGTAACTCCACACACTTTTCACTTGAATTCATTCACAATTATTCTTTTCTCTggaacctttttcttttctcttttctcaaacacttacattttttaaataaaaattgaattttacaaactcataaatatgattttctccaataatgttttatgttcactttttttttaatatggcATCTTAGGTTTCATTTCattcaatgttaaaataattcaaacccaaaataaaaattgtgtaatttgatttcattttcactttattATCAATCACGACACCGATAATTTGTTACTGATTTAAAAAAGTGCCTTTTATGAAAAACaatctaataattattttaaaatttcaaagcaAAGAGGTTTTTTATCTATCGCATTTTACTCTATAtctttttgaattatatatacatatacatatatattactAAGTGCTTTTCTTGAAGCGTGGCTAGTTTGATAAAATGAGATATATTTGTTTGAGTGTGTGCCTCCAAAATATGAGTAGGAACCAGCAAGGCTGCCCAAATGAGTTGGAGTATGGTCATATTAAGAAATAGAAATTATCTGATGATTGAATAGAATCCAACATCATCTTATGTATTTAGGTtgtaaaatataacataaaatataaaacaattctTTGCAACCTGCCAGCTTGACCCGACCTTCACAGAAAGGAGAACACCTTTTCATTCTCAACTTCACATCCTGTGTCTCATTCTCTTCTTTTGTTCTCTGCTTCTACACCCTTTATTTATTCTCAATGTCTAAATGTCTCTCCTTTTGacttcataaaaaataaaaaataaaaaaaattccactCTAATACCTTATTCTTGTAATTggtatatacatattatatatggTATAATATGACCGTTAGGTCAGTCATGAACTGAACAGTCAACAAATCTTTTTATATCACATGAAATGGTCAATTGACCGGTCAGTCAGACTACGAACATAATTAGCGTTAAGAATAATTACATCAACCTTAAGAGAGATTATTACTATTTGGGTCGTAATTACGACAGTACTAATTATAAGTTCATTCCAAAATCTATCAATACATGTTTGATATCTTGGTTACTTTTTACTATGTATTTATTTCTAGAGCATTCAgacaaacatttattttaatatcagaGTGTTTTTTGTAGGTAGCACCCCAACTCGACTGAACAAAAGAGAAACGATTGAAGACAAAACTTTAACCTAAGCTTGAAACTTAGAGACCATTTGAGAAAAGACTTAACCTCGACCTTATAAACtgaaatatttatgaaaatttctTTAGAGTATGTTTCATTATTTTGCTGAAATTAGTATTTATGTTTAAGTAGTTACGTAAAAAAGTactcaatattaaaaatatacattagtTATCTTATACGAAGCCTTAATCTTAGTTTAATGAATGATGTAAAAGTAATCTCTTCCATTAGACTTAATCTTTGTAGATAATGCAAAAGTTTTCATCAAAAGTAGCACACTTAGAACTGAAAGGAGAAGACATggtattataaaattgattgagCCCGCGTCATTTGTGCATATGGATTGCAGAATGGAGACATGATTTACTAAAAAGAATAGACAAAGCTAAAGTTCTATACTAATTATAATgacttaaaaattaatatatttgattacGATGAAGATTAACTATGTTTTATAGATGAAAAACATATGGTTTATACTTAGTTAGCATTTCCATTGTACCAAGCTTTTGCAGCAGCCATGATTATAGTTACAACACATTATGTCGTTTTATAGTGTCgcttttttcactattttttttttctgaccaTAATCTTTGGTTTCCTATTAATTGAGTATGATTCGTGGTATGCATATTTTAGTTGTCGTAATAGTTGgcactttctctttcttttattgcTTTGTGCTACAAATAATGGTCAAAAGAAACCTACTTGCTTGTTTTGTATTGCCTTTTATATGTTAAAGTTTGAAATTAAGGCCCCAACATTTTGTTCGTACATCTTCGAAGCTGGATAGAATATTTCGAGAAAGGATTAGGTGGgttcattattttcataattatatcatttataaatattgaagCTCATTTGCTTAGTTTTGTATATAGTCCTTATCTCTAATTTCACTAATGAAggctttatatatttatttattaatgacggttttaattgtaattaaaatatttcattaattaatgaTGGTGACAAAGTATGACACgactttataaataataataacttgaGATATTCAACAAAATCTACGACAAGA
This window of the Vigna angularis cultivar LongXiaoDou No.4 chromosome 7, ASM1680809v1, whole genome shotgun sequence genome carries:
- the LOC108338404 gene encoding uncharacterized protein LOC108338404, producing MGELTQAEVYSPRTQQVWRALLSWLAFFFQIFFQIIRALGHYPLLSFSSSSSSSSSSSSSFKPLPSVELVEHDSPPPSALEITALDYSPADHPIQKLTVVLDLDETLVCAYETSSLPAALRTQAIEGGLNWFELECVSIDKEGEGKPKINYVTVFERPGLKEFLKKLSEFADLVLFTAGLEGYARPLVDRIDEENRFSLRLYRPSTISTEYREHVKDLTCISKDLCRIVIVDNNPFSFVLQPVNGIPCIPFSAGQPHDTQLLDVILPLLKQLSELNDVRPLLYEKFHMPDWFQKQGIPASSWTL